The following are from one region of the Actinoplanes sp. L3-i22 genome:
- a CDS encoding ABC transporter ATP-binding protein — MTHALPVADRSQAWRYARSLFRTHPGMFRATVGLHLLAALAGVTGPRLLGDLVQAVQRGAHAAELNRVAGALAGFVLLQAVLIRFAYLASARLGEQILAELREEFIARVLTLPLGTVESAGTGDLLTRTTRDVDALSKCVRLAVPETLIALLTGGLVVVALITVSPVLAIPLVIGVPITVAGTRWYVRRAPSAYLRQNAAYSEVTDGLAETVEGARTVEALGRQGQRVARTDRDLGRSWRAERYTLFLRTVWWPVIEVSYVVPMVLTLLAGGWLYLRGSVTLGQLTAAVIYVQQLIHPLDRLLSWLDELQVGSASLARLLGVADAPEPPRPAAPLPDGVRIEVRGVRFGYLEGREVLHGVDLTLRPGERLAVVGPSGAGKSTLGRLLAGIHQPTEGSVTVGGVPLGALAPDRLRAEVALVSQEHHVFIGTLRENVAMARPTAPEPDVRSALTAVHALAWADALPAGLDTMVGDGGHQLTAAQAQQVALARLILADPHTLVLDEATALLDPRAARDLERSLAAVVDGRTVVAIAHRLFSAHDADRVAVVEGGRITELGSHDELVAANGPYAALWRSWQGGAEPPEEPPEKPPDMARARPREDAPL; from the coding sequence GTGACCCACGCGCTACCCGTCGCCGACCGCTCCCAGGCCTGGCGCTACGCACGCTCGTTGTTCCGGACCCACCCCGGGATGTTCCGTGCCACCGTCGGGCTGCACCTGCTCGCCGCCCTGGCCGGGGTCACCGGGCCCCGGCTGCTCGGCGACCTGGTCCAGGCCGTCCAGCGCGGGGCGCACGCGGCCGAGCTGAACCGGGTGGCCGGCGCGCTGGCCGGGTTCGTGCTCCTGCAGGCGGTGCTGATCCGGTTCGCGTACCTGGCCTCCGCCCGGCTCGGCGAGCAGATCCTGGCCGAGCTGCGGGAGGAGTTCATCGCCCGGGTGCTGACCCTGCCGCTGGGCACCGTCGAGTCGGCCGGGACCGGGGACCTGCTGACCCGGACCACCCGGGACGTGGACGCGCTCTCCAAGTGCGTCCGGCTGGCCGTGCCGGAGACTCTGATCGCGCTGCTCACCGGCGGTCTCGTGGTGGTCGCACTGATCACCGTGAGCCCGGTGCTGGCGATTCCGCTGGTGATCGGGGTGCCGATCACGGTGGCCGGGACGCGCTGGTACGTACGCCGGGCGCCGTCCGCCTACCTGCGGCAGAACGCGGCCTACTCGGAGGTGACCGACGGGCTCGCCGAGACGGTCGAGGGGGCCCGCACGGTGGAGGCGCTGGGGCGGCAGGGGCAGCGGGTCGCGCGTACCGACCGGGACCTGGGCCGATCCTGGCGGGCCGAGCGGTACACGCTGTTCCTGCGGACCGTCTGGTGGCCGGTGATCGAGGTCAGCTACGTGGTGCCGATGGTGCTCACCCTGCTCGCCGGCGGCTGGCTCTACCTGCGCGGGTCGGTCACGCTGGGCCAGCTGACCGCGGCGGTGATCTACGTCCAGCAGCTGATCCACCCGCTCGACCGGCTGCTCTCCTGGCTGGACGAGCTCCAGGTCGGCTCGGCCTCACTGGCCCGGCTGCTCGGGGTGGCCGACGCCCCGGAGCCGCCCCGGCCGGCCGCGCCGCTGCCCGACGGGGTCCGGATCGAGGTCCGTGGCGTGCGGTTCGGCTATCTGGAGGGGCGGGAGGTGCTGCACGGGGTCGACCTGACCCTGCGGCCGGGGGAGCGGCTGGCCGTGGTCGGCCCGTCCGGCGCCGGCAAGTCCACCCTGGGCCGGCTGCTCGCCGGCATCCATCAGCCCACCGAGGGCAGCGTGACGGTCGGCGGGGTGCCGCTCGGCGCGCTCGCCCCGGACCGGCTGCGTGCCGAGGTGGCCCTGGTCAGTCAGGAGCACCACGTGTTCATCGGAACCCTGCGCGAGAACGTGGCGATGGCCCGCCCCACCGCGCCCGAGCCGGACGTCCGCAGCGCGCTCACCGCCGTGCACGCGCTGGCCTGGGCGGACGCGCTGCCGGCCGGCCTGGACACGATGGTCGGCGACGGCGGGCACCAGCTGACCGCGGCCCAGGCGCAGCAGGTGGCGCTGGCCCGGCTGATCCTCGCCGACCCGCACACGCTGGTGCTGGACGAGGCGACCGCGCTGCTGGACCCACGGGCGGCCCGGGACCTGGAACGGTCGCTGGCGGCGGTGGTGGACGGGCGGACGGTGGTCGCGATCGCGCACCGGCTCTTCTCCGCGCACGACGCGGACCGGGTGGCGGTGGTGGAGGGCGGCCGGATCACCGAGCTCGGGTCGCATGACGAGCTGGTGGCGGCGAACGGGCCGTACGCGGCGCTCTGGCGATCGTGGCAGGGCGGCGCCGAACCGCCGGAAGAGCCACCGGAGAAACCGCCGGACATGGCAAGGGCGCGTCCCCGGGAGGACGCGCCCTTGTAG